One Kitasatospora sp. NBC_01287 DNA window includes the following coding sequences:
- the cbiE gene encoding precorrin-6y C5,15-methyltransferase (decarboxylating) subunit CbiE — protein sequence MADRITVIGWDGTPLTAAAAAALGAATLVAGAPYQLNALPVPAAAERIALGSVELAARRIAEHRGAVVVVAEGDPGFFGVVRTLRRPEYGLELEVLPAVSSVAAAFARAGMPWEDAQVVSTHGGRLRKAANVCRAHPKVAVLTSPDAGPSELALMLRGVHRTFVVCEALGTADEDVTVLTSDRVPDHDWRDPNVVLVIGGNAQTQAVDRPSGWLAGRPVGYPGPERGWALPGDAYDGESARTLSAQTRAVILARLGPGPGDLVWCVGAGSGALAVETARFGAAVVAVEADAAACARIAVNARRYGVEVETAAGGAPEVLGGLAEPDVVVVERGGAEVVAAVLTRRPGRLVAPARTLAEAEAIRGVVEAAGYHVEGAILQSAPLTADGGLVIGAGESSLVLWAEPLG from the coding sequence ATGGCTGACCGGATCACGGTCATCGGGTGGGACGGCACGCCGCTGACGGCGGCCGCCGCCGCCGCGCTCGGCGCGGCCACCCTGGTGGCGGGGGCGCCGTACCAGCTCAACGCGCTGCCGGTGCCGGCCGCCGCCGAGCGGATCGCGCTCGGCAGCGTCGAACTGGCGGCCCGCAGGATCGCCGAGCACCGTGGCGCGGTGGTGGTGGTCGCCGAGGGTGACCCCGGCTTCTTCGGCGTGGTGCGGACCCTGCGCCGCCCGGAGTACGGCCTGGAGTTGGAGGTGCTGCCGGCCGTCTCCTCGGTCGCCGCCGCCTTCGCCCGGGCCGGGATGCCCTGGGAGGACGCCCAGGTGGTGAGCACGCACGGCGGCCGGCTGCGCAAGGCGGCCAACGTCTGCCGCGCCCACCCCAAGGTCGCGGTGCTGACCAGCCCCGACGCCGGGCCCAGCGAACTGGCCCTGATGCTGCGCGGGGTGCACCGCACCTTCGTGGTCTGCGAGGCGCTCGGCACCGCCGACGAGGACGTCACCGTGCTGACCTCCGACCGGGTCCCCGACCACGACTGGCGCGACCCGAACGTGGTGCTGGTGATCGGCGGCAACGCCCAGACGCAGGCCGTGGACCGGCCCTCCGGCTGGCTGGCCGGGCGCCCGGTCGGCTACCCGGGCCCCGAGCGCGGCTGGGCGCTGCCCGGCGACGCCTACGACGGCGAGAGCGCGCGGACCCTCTCGGCGCAGACCCGCGCGGTGATCCTGGCCCGCCTCGGTCCGGGGCCCGGTGACCTGGTCTGGTGCGTGGGCGCGGGCAGCGGGGCACTCGCCGTGGAGACCGCGCGCTTCGGCGCGGCGGTGGTCGCGGTGGAGGCGGACGCGGCGGCCTGCGCGCGGATCGCCGTCAACGCGCGCCGGTACGGCGTGGAGGTGGAGACGGCCGCCGGCGGTGCGCCCGAGGTGCTCGGCGGGCTGGCCGAACCCGACGTCGTGGTGGTCGAGCGCGGCGGCGCCGAGGTGGTGGCGGCGGTGCTGACCCGCCGTCCGGGGCGCCTGGTGGCGCCGGCCCGCACGCTCGCCGAGGCGGAGGCGATCCGCGGCGTGGTCGAGGCGGCGGGCTACCACGTGGAGGGCGCCATCCTGCAGTCCGCGCCGCTCACCGCCGACGGCGGCCTGGTGATCGGCGCGGGGGAGAGCAGTCTGGTGCTCTGGGCGGAGCCGCTCGGCTGA
- a CDS encoding GNAT family N-acetyltransferase, whose amino-acid sequence MGMSVIISLATEQDTEQILKLQYLGYQTEAELYSDWSIEPLTQTLEELREELAGRHVLVARLGDEVVGSVRGWIDEDGVGRISRLVVHPRMQRHGLGGRLLQAVEERLQQDDRPVRAFRLFTGHRSLGNLRLYARQGYQQIGVRSVSRDLSFVTLEKPVEVPLATAV is encoded by the coding sequence ATGGGCATGAGCGTGATCATCTCGCTGGCGACCGAGCAGGACACCGAGCAGATCCTCAAACTCCAGTACCTCGGCTACCAGACCGAGGCCGAGCTCTACAGCGACTGGTCCATCGAACCGCTGACCCAGACCCTGGAGGAGCTGCGCGAGGAGCTGGCCGGCCGCCACGTGCTGGTCGCCCGGCTCGGCGACGAGGTGGTCGGTTCGGTGCGCGGCTGGATCGACGAGGACGGCGTCGGCCGGATAAGCCGCCTGGTGGTGCACCCCCGGATGCAGCGGCACGGCCTCGGCGGCCGTCTGCTGCAGGCGGTCGAGGAGCGGCTGCAGCAGGACGACCGCCCGGTGCGCGCCTTCCGCCTCTTCACCGGCCACCGCAGCCTGGGCAACCTGCGGCTCTACGCGCGCCAGGGCTACCAGCAGATCGGCGTGCGGTCGGTCAGCCGCGACCTGAGCTTCGTGACCCTGGAGAAGCCGGTCGAGGTCCCGCTGGCCACCGCCGTCTGA
- a CDS encoding methionine ABC transporter permease: protein MNWDDMQPLLHDATIETLQMVGIATLVTLLVGLPLGVLLVLTDKGGPLRNAVVNKVVGAVVNVGRSLPFVILLVALIPFTRWVVGTSIGWQAATVPLAVGAIPFYARLVESAVRGVDGGLVEAVHAMGGGTWAVVRKVLLPEALPALLAALTTTVIALVGYSAMAGTVGGGGLGNLAITYGYMRFETNFMIVIVIELVLLVTLVQLLGDLAVRRLKR from the coding sequence ATGAACTGGGACGACATGCAGCCGCTGCTGCACGACGCGACCATCGAGACCCTGCAGATGGTCGGCATCGCCACTCTGGTCACGCTGCTGGTCGGCCTGCCGCTCGGGGTGCTGCTGGTGCTCACCGACAAGGGCGGCCCGCTGCGCAACGCCGTGGTCAACAAGGTGGTCGGCGCGGTCGTCAACGTCGGGCGCTCGCTGCCCTTCGTGATCCTGCTGGTCGCGCTGATCCCGTTCACCCGCTGGGTGGTCGGCACCTCGATCGGCTGGCAGGCGGCCACCGTGCCGCTGGCCGTGGGCGCCATCCCGTTCTACGCCCGGCTGGTGGAGAGCGCGGTGCGTGGCGTGGACGGCGGCCTGGTCGAGGCCGTGCACGCGATGGGCGGCGGCACCTGGGCCGTGGTCCGCAAGGTCCTGCTGCCCGAGGCGCTGCCCGCCCTGCTCGCCGCGCTGACCACCACGGTGATCGCGCTGGTCGGCTACTCGGCGATGGCCGGGACGGTCGGCGGCGGCGGCCTGGGCAACCTGGCCATCACCTACGGCTACATGCGCTTCGAGACCAACTTCATGATCGTCATCGTGATCGAGCTGGTCCTCCTGGTCACCCTGGTCCAGCTGCTCGGCGACCTCGCCGTCCGCCGCCTCAAGCGCTGA
- the argH gene encoding argininosuccinate lyase yields MSSHQTADVRLWGARFADGPSEALAKLSASVHFDWRLAPYDIAGSKAHARALHAAKLLTDDELTAMLAGLEQLLADVESGAFTGTIADEDVHTALERGLLERLGADLGGKLRAGRSRNDQIATLFRMYLRDHARTIGGLVLDLQEALVGLAEAHPDTAMPGRTHLQHAQPVLFAHHVLAHVQALGRDAERLRQWDARTAVSPYGSGALAGSSLGLDPRAVAAELGFEGGSAGNSIDGTASRDFVAEFAFVTAMIGINLSRIAEEVIIWNTKEFGFITLHDAFSTGSSIMPQKKNPDIAELARGKSGRLIGNLTGLLATLKALPLAYNRDLQEDKEPVFDSCDTLEVLLPAFTGMMATLTVHRERLEELAPAGFSLATDIAEWLVKRGVPFRVAHEVAGACVKVCEGQGIELWDLSDQQFAEISEHLTPQVREVLSMHGAIGARDGRGGTAPSAVAVQLAEVKADLTVQRAWAAR; encoded by the coding sequence ATGTCGTCCCACCAGACCGCAGACGTCCGCCTCTGGGGCGCGCGCTTCGCCGACGGCCCCTCCGAGGCGCTGGCCAAGCTCTCCGCCTCGGTCCACTTCGACTGGAGGCTCGCCCCCTACGACATCGCCGGCTCCAAGGCGCACGCCCGCGCGCTGCACGCCGCGAAGCTGCTGACCGACGATGAACTCACCGCCATGCTGGCCGGGTTGGAGCAGCTGCTGGCCGATGTCGAGTCGGGCGCGTTCACCGGCACCATCGCCGACGAGGACGTGCACACCGCGCTGGAGCGCGGCCTGCTGGAGCGGCTCGGGGCGGACCTCGGCGGCAAGCTGCGGGCCGGCCGCTCGCGCAACGACCAGATCGCCACGCTCTTCCGGATGTACCTGCGCGACCACGCCAGGACCATCGGCGGCCTGGTGCTGGACCTCCAGGAGGCGCTGGTCGGCCTGGCCGAGGCGCACCCGGACACCGCGATGCCCGGCCGCACCCACCTGCAGCACGCGCAGCCGGTGCTCTTCGCCCACCACGTCCTGGCCCACGTGCAGGCGCTGGGCCGGGACGCCGAGCGGCTGCGCCAGTGGGACGCACGCACCGCCGTCTCCCCGTACGGCTCCGGCGCGCTGGCCGGCTCCTCGCTGGGCCTGGACCCGCGGGCGGTCGCCGCCGAGCTGGGCTTCGAGGGCGGCTCGGCGGGCAACTCGATCGACGGCACCGCCTCGCGCGACTTCGTCGCCGAGTTCGCCTTCGTCACCGCGATGATCGGCATCAACCTCTCCCGGATCGCGGAGGAGGTGATCATCTGGAACACCAAGGAGTTCGGCTTCATCACACTGCACGACGCCTTCTCCACCGGCTCCTCGATCATGCCGCAGAAGAAGAACCCGGACATCGCCGAGTTGGCCCGGGGCAAGTCCGGCCGGCTGATCGGCAACCTCACCGGCCTGCTGGCCACCCTCAAGGCGCTCCCGCTGGCCTACAACCGCGATCTGCAGGAGGACAAGGAGCCGGTCTTCGACTCCTGCGACACCCTGGAGGTCCTGCTGCCGGCCTTCACCGGGATGATGGCCACCCTGACGGTCCACCGCGAGCGGCTGGAGGAGCTGGCCCCGGCCGGGTTCTCGCTGGCCACCGACATCGCCGAGTGGCTGGTCAAGCGCGGGGTCCCGTTCCGGGTCGCGCACGAGGTCGCGGGCGCCTGCGTCAAGGTCTGCGAGGGCCAGGGCATCGAGCTCTGGGACCTGAGCGACCAGCAGTTCGCCGAGATCTCCGAGCACCTGACGCCGCAGGTGCGCGAGGTGCTCAGCATGCACGGTGCGATCGGCGCCCGGGACGGCCGCGGCGGCACCGCGCCGAGCGCGGTCGCCGTCCAGCTGGCCGAGGTCAAGGCGGACCTGACGGTGCAGCGGGCCTGGGCCGCCCGCTGA
- a CDS encoding methionine ABC transporter ATP-binding protein → MITTKDLTKVYTSRGREVSALRGVDLHVREGEVYGVVGTSGAGKSTLIRCVNMLERPSSGTVTVDGVELTALPGGDHRAGRELRAARARIGMVFQHFNLLSSRTVRANVELPLELTGLGRAERRRKAGELLELVGLADKAGAYPSQLSGGQKQRVGIARALAGDPKVLLSDEATSALDPETTRSILALLRDLNRQLGLTVLLITHEMEVIKSVCDSAALMRDGRIVESGTLADLLATDGSQLARELFPLGDHGTGDHGTPGTGTPGTDTPASRAATPGSTVLEITFQGDTAGRPFISQLARTYQIDLNILGAAVETIGGRQVGRMRVELPGPHQDNVVPIGYLREQGLQVDLISPDGVVA, encoded by the coding sequence GTGATCACCACCAAGGACCTCACCAAGGTCTACACCTCACGTGGCCGCGAGGTCAGCGCCCTGCGCGGCGTCGACCTGCACGTCCGCGAGGGCGAGGTGTACGGCGTCGTCGGCACCTCAGGAGCGGGCAAGAGCACGCTGATCCGCTGCGTCAACATGCTGGAGCGCCCCAGCTCCGGCACCGTCACGGTGGACGGGGTCGAGCTGACCGCGCTGCCCGGCGGCGACCACCGGGCCGGGCGCGAGCTGCGCGCCGCCCGCGCCCGGATCGGCATGGTCTTCCAGCACTTCAACCTGCTCTCCTCGCGCACCGTGCGGGCCAACGTCGAGCTGCCGCTGGAGCTCACCGGCCTGGGCCGCGCCGAGCGCCGCCGCAAGGCGGGCGAGCTGCTGGAGCTGGTCGGCCTCGCCGACAAGGCCGGCGCCTACCCGAGCCAGCTCTCCGGTGGCCAGAAGCAGCGGGTCGGCATCGCCCGCGCCCTGGCCGGCGACCCCAAGGTGCTGCTCTCCGACGAGGCCACCTCGGCGCTCGACCCGGAGACCACCCGCTCGATCCTGGCACTGCTGCGCGACCTCAACCGGCAGCTGGGCCTGACCGTGCTGCTGATCACCCACGAGATGGAGGTGATCAAGTCGGTCTGCGACTCGGCCGCGCTGATGCGCGACGGGCGGATCGTCGAGTCCGGCACGCTCGCCGACCTGCTCGCCACCGACGGCTCCCAGCTGGCCCGGGAGCTCTTCCCGCTCGGCGACCACGGCACCGGCGACCACGGCACCCCGGGCACCGGCACCCCCGGCACCGACACCCCCGCCTCCCGCGCCGCCACCCCGGGCTCGACCGTGCTGGAGATCACCTTCCAGGGCGACACCGCCGGCCGGCCCTTCATCTCCCAGCTGGCCAGGACCTACCAGATCGACCTGAACATCCTGGGCGCCGCGGTGGAGACCATCGGCGGCCGCCAGGTCGGCCGGATGCGGGTCGAGCTGCCCGGCCCCCACCAGGACAACGTGGTGCCGATCGGCTACCTGCGCGAGCAGGGCCTGCAGGTGGATCTGATCAGCCCGGACGGAGTTGTGGCATGA
- a CDS encoding GNAT family N-acetyltransferase, with the protein MPASFPETAISTERLLLRPLEEGDVPELVAMMADDLVLSWTDVPQPFTRGHALRWVRRWAPAQRAEGRGIAFAVTEHLTQRLVGLVELRHTDWRLLSTETAYVTASWARGEGYAVEALLGVAQWLFEDRGFHRLELRTAAGNTAAQQVAQKIGCISEGVLRSAWIVRTGEVGSAGEESRSDLILWSLLPEDLEPAPVHRAPFAAVRHG; encoded by the coding sequence ATGCCAGCGAGCTTCCCCGAGACCGCGATCAGCACCGAACGGCTGCTGCTGCGCCCTCTGGAGGAGGGCGACGTGCCCGAGCTGGTCGCCATGATGGCCGACGACCTGGTGCTGAGCTGGACCGACGTCCCGCAGCCCTTCACCCGCGGGCACGCGCTGCGCTGGGTGCGCCGGTGGGCGCCCGCGCAGCGCGCCGAGGGGCGCGGGATCGCCTTCGCCGTCACCGAGCACCTCACCCAGCGGCTGGTCGGGCTGGTCGAACTACGGCACACCGACTGGCGGTTGCTCAGCACCGAGACCGCCTACGTCACCGCGTCGTGGGCCCGCGGCGAGGGCTACGCGGTGGAGGCGCTGCTCGGCGTCGCCCAGTGGCTCTTCGAGGACCGCGGCTTCCACCGCCTGGAGCTGCGCACCGCGGCCGGCAACACCGCCGCCCAGCAGGTCGCCCAGAAGATCGGCTGCATCAGCGAGGGCGTGCTGCGCAGCGCCTGGATAGTGCGCACCGGCGAGGTCGGCTCGGCCGGCGAGGAGAGCCGCAGCGACCTGATCCTCTGGAGCCTGCTCCCGGAGGACCTCGAACCCGCGCCCGTTCACCGCGCCCCGTTCGCCGCGGTGCGCCATGGCTGA
- the cobT gene encoding nicotinate-nucleotide--dimethylbenzimidazole phosphoribosyltransferase has product MTDGGHVPNEGLPEHLLPETGTDPAQGGGGWGTDLVGQAVPVGLPGPGYTFIDDEDDVLLMPGPQGSWSDASTAPVVPLGEALAPQGTPGYPAAPVYAAVDGSVAFPSAGVPPVQPVAPPVVPQPAVPPVVQGLAPAPGFVQPVAASQPMAAPVEAGAQPPAGLPVEPSWPPLDPLVPVVEAAPAAAPATPAPIEVPVAQAVPAAPVAVPPTAVASPQQPQAAAASPSRRPLHAGPPIPDPSVMTGQVPVRSLADRGPSEPGGTPPHGIPVAVPVAPVAVAAPAPAEQHTDQLTEAVVIPAQSAASEPQSAVPAPQPEAAPAVPEAVAPSEAQVAEAAPVEAAPVESAPVEVPAAQAPAPDGAPSAQVVEVVEAMEVAEVVEAVQAQAPAVEQVAETVAPVEAPAAEAAGPLAPAPAAHPRRIAAFLADPAPLGLAVRDLEPQPAEPQPAEPQPAEAQAPEVLASGVQATVEAAPQAPAPAPAPEAVATPAIAADAADAPSAEAAAIDDAAADVTADATAEPTTAAPTPAAAEPAPTAEEQPELAGADAATPVDAPAEPTAEPEPTAPAAEPTAPAAEPPAAVEPEPTAAEPEPVEPPAPRPPAAPGYDDPMREAVHQVMRERRDIRNGFRSDPVPHEVLLRVLEAAHTAPSVGYSQPWDFVVIRSAETRRKMHALAERQREVFADSLPKARAKQFKEIKIEAILDTPVNIVVTADRTRGGRHTLGRHTQPQMAPYSAALAVENLWLAARAEGLGVGWVSFFDEEEMVRELGLPEHLDVVAYLCVGYVDAFPDEPELQQQGWAKKRPLSWVVHEEQYGNRALPGEEPHSVLSETLRTIRPLDAKALGLAWDRQKRMTKPAGSLGMLEIISAQLSGLSRKCPPPIPEPACVAIFAGDHGVHAQGVTPWPQEVTAQMVANFLAGGAVVNAFAAQVGAEVCVVDVGVKADLPEAIQQGRTTGLLPRKVKAGTDDMTQGPAMTREEALKALEIGIETARDLVAAGNKILITGDMGIANTTASAALISVFTGVDPTEVTGRGTGIDDETHARKVEVIRRALELHRPDATDPIGVLAAVGGLEHAAIAGFLLGAASLRTPVILDGVIAGSAALAAKAIAPEVLAACIAGHRSAEPGHQAALAKLGLRPLIDLDLRLGEGTGALLALPLVQSAARAMHDVATFDSAGVTEKG; this is encoded by the coding sequence ATGACCGACGGCGGTCACGTCCCCAACGAGGGACTGCCGGAGCACCTGCTCCCCGAGACCGGTACCGATCCGGCGCAGGGAGGTGGCGGGTGGGGCACCGACCTCGTCGGCCAGGCCGTACCCGTGGGCCTGCCCGGTCCTGGCTACACCTTCATCGACGACGAGGACGACGTGCTCCTGATGCCGGGGCCGCAGGGCTCCTGGAGCGACGCGTCCACCGCGCCGGTGGTTCCGCTCGGTGAGGCGCTCGCGCCGCAGGGCACCCCCGGCTACCCGGCCGCGCCGGTGTACGCGGCGGTGGACGGCTCGGTGGCCTTCCCGTCGGCCGGCGTGCCGCCGGTGCAGCCGGTGGCCCCGCCCGTGGTGCCGCAGCCCGCCGTGCCGCCCGTGGTCCAGGGCCTCGCCCCTGCGCCCGGCTTCGTACAGCCCGTGGCGGCGTCGCAGCCCATGGCCGCGCCGGTCGAGGCCGGCGCGCAGCCGCCGGCCGGTCTGCCGGTGGAGCCCTCCTGGCCGCCGCTGGACCCGCTCGTACCGGTGGTGGAGGCGGCCCCCGCGGCAGCGCCCGCGACCCCCGCGCCGATCGAGGTGCCGGTGGCGCAGGCGGTTCCCGCCGCTCCCGTCGCCGTCCCGCCGACCGCCGTCGCCTCGCCCCAGCAGCCGCAGGCGGCCGCCGCCTCGCCGTCGCGTCGCCCGCTGCACGCCGGACCGCCGATCCCGGACCCCTCGGTGATGACCGGTCAGGTCCCGGTCCGCTCGCTCGCCGACCGCGGCCCCTCCGAGCCGGGCGGCACCCCGCCGCACGGCATCCCGGTCGCGGTGCCGGTCGCACCGGTGGCGGTGGCCGCGCCCGCCCCCGCCGAGCAGCACACCGACCAGCTCACCGAGGCCGTGGTGATCCCGGCCCAGTCGGCCGCGAGCGAGCCGCAGTCCGCCGTGCCCGCACCACAGCCCGAGGCCGCTCCGGCTGTCCCGGAGGCCGTCGCGCCCTCCGAGGCACAGGTCGCCGAGGCGGCCCCCGTGGAGGCGGCTCCCGTGGAGTCCGCTCCCGTCGAGGTGCCCGCCGCCCAGGCCCCGGCGCCCGACGGCGCGCCCTCGGCCCAGGTCGTCGAGGTCGTCGAGGCCATGGAGGTGGCGGAGGTCGTCGAGGCGGTCCAGGCCCAGGCCCCGGCCGTCGAGCAGGTCGCCGAGACGGTCGCTCCCGTTGAGGCGCCCGCCGCCGAAGCCGCCGGCCCCCTCGCTCCCGCGCCCGCCGCCCACCCGCGCCGGATCGCCGCCTTCCTGGCCGACCCCGCCCCGCTCGGCCTCGCGGTCCGCGACCTGGAGCCCCAGCCCGCCGAGCCCCAGCCCGCCGAGCCCCAGCCCGCCGAGGCGCAGGCACCCGAGGTCCTGGCATCCGGGGTCCAGGCCACCGTCGAGGCCGCCCCGCAGGCTCCCGCGCCGGCCCCGGCCCCCGAGGCCGTAGCCACCCCGGCGATAGCGGCCGACGCCGCCGACGCCCCGTCAGCCGAGGCCGCCGCGATCGACGACGCGGCCGCGGACGTGACTGCCGACGCGACCGCCGAGCCCACCACCGCTGCGCCCACCCCGGCCGCCGCCGAGCCCGCGCCCACCGCCGAGGAGCAGCCCGAGCTCGCCGGCGCCGACGCGGCCACCCCGGTCGACGCCCCGGCCGAACCGACCGCCGAGCCCGAACCGACCGCGCCCGCGGCCGAACCGACCGCGCCCGCGGCCGAGCCGCCCGCCGCCGTCGAGCCCGAGCCGACCGCCGCCGAGCCCGAGCCGGTCGAGCCCCCCGCCCCCCGCCCCCCGGCGGCCCCCGGCTACGACGACCCGATGCGCGAGGCCGTCCATCAGGTGATGCGCGAGCGCCGCGACATCCGCAACGGCTTCCGCTCCGACCCCGTCCCGCACGAGGTCCTGCTGCGCGTCCTGGAGGCCGCCCACACCGCCCCCAGCGTCGGCTACTCGCAGCCCTGGGACTTCGTGGTGATCCGCTCCGCCGAGACCCGGCGCAAGATGCACGCCCTGGCCGAGCGCCAGCGCGAGGTCTTCGCCGACTCGCTGCCCAAGGCGCGGGCCAAGCAGTTCAAGGAAATCAAGATCGAGGCCATCCTCGACACCCCGGTCAACATCGTGGTCACCGCCGACCGCACCCGCGGCGGCCGGCACACCCTGGGCCGGCACACGCAGCCCCAGATGGCCCCGTACTCCGCCGCCCTCGCGGTCGAGAACCTCTGGCTGGCCGCCCGCGCCGAGGGCCTGGGCGTCGGCTGGGTGAGCTTCTTCGACGAGGAGGAGATGGTCCGCGAGCTCGGCCTGCCCGAGCACCTGGACGTCGTCGCCTACCTCTGCGTCGGCTACGTCGACGCCTTCCCGGACGAGCCCGAGCTGCAGCAGCAGGGCTGGGCCAAGAAGCGCCCGCTCTCCTGGGTGGTGCACGAGGAGCAGTACGGCAACCGGGCGCTGCCCGGCGAGGAGCCGCACAGCGTGCTCTCCGAGACGCTGCGCACCATCCGCCCGCTGGATGCCAAGGCGCTCGGCCTGGCCTGGGACCGGCAGAAGCGGATGACCAAGCCGGCCGGCTCGCTGGGCATGCTGGAGATCATCTCCGCCCAGCTCAGCGGCCTGTCCCGGAAGTGCCCGCCGCCGATCCCGGAGCCCGCCTGCGTGGCGATCTTCGCGGGCGACCACGGCGTGCACGCCCAGGGCGTCACCCCCTGGCCGCAGGAGGTCACCGCCCAGATGGTGGCCAACTTCCTGGCCGGGGGAGCGGTGGTCAACGCCTTCGCCGCCCAGGTCGGCGCCGAGGTCTGCGTGGTCGACGTCGGCGTCAAGGCCGACCTGCCGGAGGCGATCCAGCAGGGCCGCACCACCGGGCTGCTGCCGCGCAAGGTCAAGGCGGGCACCGACGACATGACGCAGGGCCCGGCGATGACCCGGGAGGAGGCGCTCAAGGCGCTGGAGATCGGCATCGAGACCGCCCGCGACCTGGTCGCGGCCGGCAACAAGATCCTGATCACCGGCGACATGGGAATCGCCAACACCACCGCCTCGGCCGCCCTGATCTCCGTCTTCACCGGTGTCGACCCGACCGAGGTCACCGGCCGCGGCACCGGCATCGACGACGAGACGCACGCCCGCAAGGTGGAGGTGATCCGCCGCGCCCTGGAGCTGCACCGGCCCGACGCGACCGACCCGATCGGCGTGCTGGCGGCCGTCGGCGGTCTGGAGCACGCCGCGATCGCCGGCTTCCTGCTCGGCGCCGCGTCGTTGCGCACGCCCGTCATCCTGGACGGTGTGATCGCCGGCTCGGCCGCGCTGGCCGCCAAGGCGATCGCCCCCGAGGTGCTCGCCGCCTGCATCGCGGGTCACCGCTCGGCCGAGCCCGGCCACCAGGCCGCGCTCGCCAAGCTCGGTCTGCGGCCGCTGATCGACCTCGACCTGCGGCTCGGCGAGGGGACCGGCGCCCTGCTGGCCCTCCCGCTGGTGCAGAGTGCCGCCCGGGCGATGCACGATGTAGCCACCTTCGACTCCGCCGGCGTCACCGAGAAGGGCTGA
- a CDS encoding MetQ/NlpA family ABC transporter substrate-binding protein has product MRTVLKSTALIVTAGLALSVAACSSSGKSGSSNSSNNADKPLVVVASPTPHAQILDYIKDNLAAKAGLKLTVKEVSDYTLQNPAVQDGSADANFFQHVPYLTDFNKTHGTDIVPVEPVHLEPLGVYSKKVKKVADLADGASVAVPNDATNEGRALKLLADNQVITLKAGAGTTATVQDIASNPKHLKFKELDAAQLPRALDDVDASVINGNNALGAGLKPATDAILLEKADGNPYANVLAVKKGHENDPRVQKLAQLLHSPEVKKYIDDTFQGSVIPAF; this is encoded by the coding sequence GTGCGTACCGTCCTGAAGTCCACCGCCCTGATCGTCACCGCCGGCCTCGCCCTGTCGGTCGCGGCCTGCTCCTCCTCCGGCAAGAGCGGCTCCTCGAACTCCTCCAACAACGCGGACAAGCCGCTCGTCGTGGTCGCCAGCCCCACCCCCCACGCCCAGATCCTCGACTACATCAAGGACAACCTGGCCGCCAAGGCGGGGCTCAAGCTGACGGTCAAGGAGGTCTCGGACTACACCCTGCAGAACCCCGCCGTGCAGGACGGCTCCGCCGACGCCAACTTCTTCCAGCACGTCCCCTACCTGACCGACTTCAACAAGACCCACGGCACCGACATCGTGCCGGTCGAGCCGGTCCACCTGGAGCCGCTGGGCGTCTACTCGAAGAAGGTCAAGAAGGTCGCCGACCTGGCGGACGGCGCCTCGGTCGCGGTCCCCAACGACGCCACCAACGAGGGCCGCGCGCTCAAGCTGCTCGCCGACAACCAGGTGATCACCCTCAAGGCCGGGGCCGGCACCACCGCCACCGTCCAGGACATCGCGAGCAACCCGAAGCACCTCAAGTTCAAGGAGCTGGACGCCGCCCAGCTGCCGCGCGCGCTGGACGACGTGGACGCCTCGGTGATCAACGGCAACAACGCGCTGGGCGCCGGCCTCAAGCCCGCCACCGACGCGATCCTGCTGGAGAAGGCCGACGGCAACCCCTACGCCAACGTGCTCGCGGTCAAGAAGGGCCACGAGAACGACCCGCGCGTGCAGAAGCTCGCCCAGCTGCTGCACTCGCCCGAGGTGAAGAAGTACATCGACGACACCTTCCAGGGCTCGGTCATCCCGGCGTTCTGA